One Glycine soja cultivar W05 chromosome 2, ASM419377v2, whole genome shotgun sequence genomic region harbors:
- the LOC114402984 gene encoding zinc finger CCCH domain-containing protein 18-like: MDSPYTRIVFEKIQKFEPEHARKIIGYLFFQGHGEQEMAKLASCPDYFICEVVVQAKKELQRLAAKPDMLPISRTVNPQQGLSDLSVISPRTPTSPNFQMPPPYWDPQSAANINPDFMGMNYLDSIVELQKQTQMLTLENQIDAVKTGTGGIANDHYGLDASAANLGGRRFSEFPMKMCHYFNKGFCKHGTSCRFYHGQVVPENFSQMHANDAIGEDQVISPGSLAQLESEIIELLRAKGGPMSIASLPMAYYDKYKKVLQADGYLTESQRHGKSGYSLTKLLARLKNSIQLIGRPHGQHSVVLAEDSPTQMQKGDFARNISASYQIYLTFPADSTFTEDDVSNYFNTFGPVADVRIPNQQRRMFGFVTFVHSETVKSVLDKGNPHCVRGSRVLVKPYREKAKVNERKYTDRIEHPICYSPHYVDMDAELNSIPRSFGSHGSIRRHLQLIEQEEQEQALERQRSLAQLHFAQKSFFSSPHFGFSMDESRISDDHFNFQPAEESFSFPLHVKSRHTDSNYSDEDSNEGLNLPDSPFAFPLDR, from the exons ATGGATTCTCCCTACACAAGAATAGTCTTTGAGAAAATTCAGAAATTTGAGCCAGAGCATGCTAGAAAAATAATTGGCTATCTCTTCTTTCAAGGTCATGGAGAACAAGAAATGGCTAAATTGGCTTCATGCCCCGACTATTTTATCTGTGAAGTGGTAGTTCAGGCCAAAAAGGAACTCCAAAGGTTGGCTGCTAAACCAGATATGCTCCCGATTTCTCGTACTGTCAACCCTCAACAAGGTTTAAGTGATTTATCAGTAATCTCCCCTAGAACTCCTACTTCACCAAACTTTCAGATGCCTCCTCCCTATTGGGATCCACAATCTGCTGCAAACATCAATCCAGACTTTATGGGAATGAATTACTTGGATTCTATTGTAGAACTTCAGAAGCAGACACAGATGCTCACTTTGGAGAATCAAATAGATGCTGTAAAAACTGGGACTGGAGGAATCGCCAACGATCACTATGGCTTAGACGCTTCTGCTGCCAATTTGGGTGGGAGAAGGTTTTCTGAATTTCCAATGAAGATGTGTCACTATTTCAACAAAGGATTCTGTAAGCATGGAACTAGCTGCAGATTCTATCATGGGCAAGTTGTCCCTGAGAATTTCTCTCAGATGCATGCAAATGATGCTATTGGTGAGGATCAGGTGATTTCCCCAGGGTCACTGGCTCAGTTAGAGTCTGAAATTATTGAGCTCCTAAGAGCAAAAGGCGGTCCAATGTCAATTGCTTCCCTGCCAATGGCATACTAcgataaatataaaaaggtaCTGCAAGCAGATGGTTATTTAACTGAGAGTCAGAGGCATGGTAAGTCTGGCTATAGTTTGACAAAGCTTCTTGCACGACTGAAAAATAGTATTCAGCTAATAGGCAG ACCTCATGGGCAGCATTCAGTGGTTCTGGCAGAAGATTCTCCCACACAAATGCAAAAGGGAGATTTTGCTCGAAATATCAGTGCTTCATACCAAATATATCTGACGTTCCCAGCTGACAGCACTTTCACAGAGGATGATGTCTCAAACTACTTCAA CACTTTTGGACCTGTTGCAGATGTCAGAATTCCAAACCAGCAGAGAAGGATGTTTGGATTTGTGACATTTGTTCATTCAGAAACTGTCAAAAGTGTTTTGGATAAGGGGAATCCCCATTGTGTTCGGGGTTCTCGGGTGCTTGTGAAACCTTACCGGGAGAAGGCAAAGGTTAATGAAAG GAAGTACACAGATAGAATTGAGCACCCTATTTGTTATTCACCACACTATGTAGATATGGACGCTGAACTTAACTCAA ttCCAAGAAGTTTTGGGAGCCATGGATCCATTAGGAGACACCTACAACTAATTGAACAGGAAGAGCAGGAGCAAGCTCTTGAACGTCAGAGAAGTCTTGCACAGCTGCATTTTGCCCAAAAATCTTTCTTCAGTTCACCTCATTTTGGCTTCTCCATGGATGAGTCAAGGATTTCAGATG ATCACTTCAATTTCCAGCCAGCAGAAGAATCTTTCAGTTTTCCACTGCATGTCAAATCCAGGCATACAGACTCCAATTACTCTGATGAGGACAG CAATGAAGGACTCAATCTCCCGGACAGTCCATTTGCATTTCCACTAGATAGATAG
- the LOC114372163 gene encoding heavy metal-associated isoprenylated plant protein 47-like, translating into MTMKQKIVIEVPLHCERCKKKIMTICTMADGVTSVTFQREEKEKVVIIGEGIDAAGVAACLRKKVNKYARLVSVANDT; encoded by the exons atgACTATGAAG CAAAAGATCGTAATTGAGGTGCCACTCCACTGTGAGAGGTGCAAGAAGAAGATTATGACCATATGCACTATGGCAGATG gtgTCACTTCGGTTACTTttcaaagggaagagaaagaaaaagtggTTATTATAGGAGAAGGAATAGATGCAGCTGGGGTAGCAGCATGTTTGAGGAAGAAGGTGAACAAGTATGCTAGGCTAGTTAGTGTGGCCAATGATACATGA